From a single Rhabdothermincola sediminis genomic region:
- the extP gene encoding selenite/tellurite reduction operon b-type cytochrome ExtP: MAKTMGRPGESKIAKKVSDLTDQVQGSQAWNAIFRPGSVFRKGYTDSPRNRSYVIMNSVLYHLHPVKVKRHAVKVSYTLCLGGLSFFLFILLTITGIFLMFFYRPTAAQAWNDIYTLQTSVTFGLLVRNMHRWGAHLMVLSVFLHMARVFYHGAYKPPREFNWVIGVILLTLTLLLSFTGYLLPWDQLALWAVTVGTNMMGYTPVFGDQVRFVLLGGREIGTDTLLRWYVLHVLFVPFVTVIFLAIHFWRVRKDGGISGPL; this comes from the coding sequence GTGGCCAAGACGATGGGTCGACCGGGCGAGAGCAAGATCGCCAAGAAGGTTTCGGACCTGACCGATCAGGTGCAGGGCTCCCAGGCGTGGAACGCGATCTTCCGGCCGGGTTCGGTGTTCCGCAAGGGCTACACCGACAGCCCCCGCAACCGCTCGTACGTGATCATGAACAGCGTGCTGTACCACCTTCACCCGGTGAAGGTGAAGCGGCATGCGGTGAAGGTCAGCTACACCCTGTGCCTGGGTGGTCTGAGCTTCTTCCTGTTCATCCTGCTCACGATCACCGGCATCTTCCTGATGTTCTTCTACCGGCCCACCGCGGCGCAGGCGTGGAACGACATCTACACCCTGCAGACCTCGGTGACCTTCGGGCTGCTGGTCCGGAACATGCACCGGTGGGGGGCGCACCTGATGGTGCTCTCGGTGTTCCTGCACATGGCTCGGGTCTTCTACCACGGCGCCTACAAGCCGCCCCGGGAGTTCAACTGGGTGATCGGCGTGATCCTGCTCACGCTCACCTTGCTGCTCTCGTTCACGGGCTACCTGCTCCCGTGGGATCAGCTGGCGCTGTGGGCGGTCACCGTGGGCACGAACATGATGGGCTACACGCCGGTGTTCGGCGACCAGGTCCGGTTCGTGCTGCTCGGCGGTCGTGAGATCGGCACCGACACCTTGTTGCGGTGGTATGTGCTGCACGTGTTGTTCGTCCCGTTCGTCACCGTCATCTTCCTGGCCATCCACTTCTGGAGGGTCCGCAAGGACGGTGGTATCTCCGGGCCCCTCTAG
- a CDS encoding 4Fe-4S binding protein, whose product MAKTDANPPMPEFRDDYVLQEVDAAWLSRAVKPKQFIHIDQSECIMCEGCVDICPWKCIHMVRPDAIAEAVGTEQPGTDPRDHVIFTIDDDVCTRCALCVDRCPTGVIILGKIGDPPAEGDPHQRTNSHGYGYGMRLG is encoded by the coding sequence ATGGCCAAGACCGACGCCAACCCACCGATGCCGGAGTTCCGTGACGACTACGTCCTGCAGGAGGTCGACGCGGCCTGGTTGTCGAGGGCGGTCAAGCCGAAGCAATTCATCCACATCGACCAGTCCGAGTGCATCATGTGCGAGGGCTGCGTCGACATCTGCCCGTGGAAGTGCATCCACATGGTGCGTCCCGATGCCATCGCGGAGGCCGTGGGCACCGAGCAGCCGGGCACCGACCCTCGCGACCACGTCATCTTCACCATCGACGATGACGTGTGCACCCGCTGCGCACTGTGCGTGGATCGTTGCCCGACCGGGGTCATCATCCTGGGCAAGATCGGTGATCCTCCCGCTGAGGGCGATCCGCACCAGCGCACGAACTCGCACGGCTACGGCTACGGGATGCGACTGGGGTAG